A genomic segment from Canis aureus isolate CA01 chromosome 4, VMU_Caureus_v.1.0, whole genome shotgun sequence encodes:
- the GNPAT gene encoding dihydroxyacetone phosphate acyltransferase isoform X5 translates to MKCYTPLVYKGITPCKPSDIKCSVLNSEEVHYVIKQLSKESPKSIDVLREEVCEILDEMSHKLRLGAIRFFAFALSKIFKQIFSKVCVNEEGIQKLQRAIQEHPVVLLPSHRSYIDFLMLSFLLYNYDLPVPVIAAGMDFLGMKMVGELLRMSGAFFMRRTFGGNKLYWAVFSEYVKTMLRNGYAPVEFFLEGTRSRSSKTLTPKFGLLNIVMEPFFKREVFDTYLVPISISYDKILEETLYVYELLGVPKPKESTAGLLKARKILSENFGNIHVYFGDPVSLRSLAAGRMSRNPYNLVPRYIPQKQSEDMHAFVTEVAYKMQLQQIQNLVLSPWPLMVAVLLQNRPSMDFDALVEKTLWLKGLTQAFGGFLTWPDNEPAEEVIQSNILLHSNIASLVKDRVVLNMDSGDSEVVDGLIFQHITLLMCSAYRNQLLNIFVRPSLVAVALQMTPGLRKEDVYSCFRFLLNVFSDEFIFLPGNALKDFEEGCYLLCKNETIQVTTRDILVTEKGNTMLEFLIGLFKPFVECYQIICKYLLNEEDDNFTEKQYLAGVRKFTNQLLDQGTSQCYDVLSCDVQKNALAAFVRLGVIEKKKVNGDSVFNVNEPAMTKLEEMLGCKTPVGKPATAKL, encoded by the exons ctTTCCAAGGAATCTCCTAAATCCATCGATGTCCTCCGAGAGGAAGTGTGTGAGATTTTGGATGAGATGAGCCACAAACTGCGCCTGGGAGCCATTCGGTTTTTTGCCTTTGCTCTGAGCAAAATATTCAAACAAATTTTCTCAAAAGTTTGTGTAAATGAAGAAGGTATTCAGAAA ctacAACGAGCTATCCAGGAGCATCCAGTTGTTCTGCTGCCCAGTCATCGAAGTTACATTGACTTTCTgatgttgtcttttcttttatacaACTATGATTTACCTGTACCAGTCATAGCAGCAGGAATGG ACTTTTTGGGAATGAAGATGGTCGGTGAGCTGCTGCGGATGTCGGGTGCCTTTTTCATGCGGCGTACCTTTGGTGGCAACAAACTCTACTGGGCTGTGTTCTCTGAATACGTGAAAACCATGTTGCGG aatgGTTATGCTCCTGTTGAATTTTTCCTCGAAGGGACAAGAAGTCGCTCTTCCAAGACATTGACTCCGAAATTTG GTCTTCTGAATATCGTGAtggaaccattttttaaaagagaagttttTGATACATACCTTGTTCCAATTAGCATCAGTTACGATAAGATATTGGAAGAAACTCTTTATGTGTATGAACTTCTCGGGGTTCCTAAGCCAAAAGAATCTACAGCC GGATTGTTGAAAGCCAGGAAGATTCTCTctgaaaattttggaaatatcCACGTGTACTTTGGAGACCCGGTGTCACTTCGATCTCTGGCAGCTGGGAGGATGAGTCGGAACCCATATAACTTGGTTCCAAG GTATATTCCTCAGAAACAGTCAGAGGACATGCATGCCTTTGTCACTGAAGTTGCCTATAAAATGCAGCTTCAGCAAATTCAAAACCTGGTTCTGAGTCCCTGGCCCCTAATGGTTGCTGTTCTGCTTCAGAACCGGCCATCCATGGACTTCGACGCTCTGGTGGAGAAGACTTTATGGCTAAAAGGCCTAACCCAGGCCTTCGGGGGGTTTCTCACTTGGCCTG ATAATGAACCTGCTGAAGAAGTTATCCAGTCCAACATTCTCTTGCATTCCAACATCGCCAGCCTTGTCAAAGACCGGGTGGTTCTGAATATGGACTCCGGAGACTCAGAAGTGGTCGATGGACTTATTTTCCAGCATATCACTCTCCTCATGTGCTCAGCCTATAGGAACCAGTTACTCAACATTTTTGTCCGCCCTTCCTTAGTAGCTGTGGCACTGCAGATGACCCCTGGGTTGCGGAAAG aggATGTCTACAGTTGCTTTCGCTTCCTGCTCAATGTTTTTTCAGATGAGTTCATCTTCCTTCCAGGAAACGCACTAAAG GACTTTGAAGAAGGCTGTTACCTGCTCTGTAAAAATGAGACAATACAAGTGACGACCAGGGACATCCTAGttacagagaaaggaaatactATGTTAGAATTTTTAATAGGTCTCTTTAAACCTTTTGTGGAATGTTATCAG ATAATTTGCAAATACCTCTTGAATGAAGAAGATGACAACTTCACTGAGAAGCAGTACTTGGCTGGAGTTCGAAAATTCACTAATCAGCTTCTTGATCAAG GCACCTCACAATGTTACGACGTACTGTCTTGTGATGTACAGAAAAATGCCTTAGCAGCTTTTGTGAGGCTAGGTgtgatagaaaagaagaaagt AAATGGTGACAGTGTATTTAATGTGAATGAACCTGCCATGACAAAATTAGAAGAGATGCTTG gttgTAAGACACCAGTAGGAAAGCCAGCAACTGCAAAACTTTAA
- the EXOC8 gene encoding exocyst complex component 8, which translates to MAMAMSDSGASRLRRQLESGGFEARLYVKQLSQQSDGDRDLQEHRQRIQALAEETAQNLKRNVYQNYRQFIETAREISYLESEMYQLSHLLTEQKSSLESIPLTLLPAAAAAAAGAAAASGGEEGGGGAGGRDHLRGQAGFFPAPGGASRDSSGPGEEGKQRTLTTLLEKVEGCRHLLETPGQYLVYNGDLVEYEADHMAQLQRVHGFLMNDCLLVATWLPQRRGMYRYNALYPLDGLAVVNVKDNPPMKDMFKLLMFPESRIFQAENAKIKREWLEVLEETKRALSEKRRREQEEAAAPRGPPQVTSKAGNPFEDEEEDEPATPEVEEEKVDLSVEWIQELPEDLDVCIAQRDFEGAVDLLDKLNHYLEDKPSPPPVKELRAKVDERVRQLTEVLVFELSPDRSLRGGPKATRRAVSQLIRLGQCTKACELFLRNRAAAVHTAIRQLRIEGATLLYIHKLCHVFFTSLLETAREFETDFAGTDSGCYSAFVVWARSAMGMFVDAFSKQVFDSKESLSTAAECVKVAKEHCQQLGDIGLDLTFIIHALLVKDIQGALHSYKEIIIEATKHRNSEEMWRRMNLMTPEALGKLKEEMKSCGVRNFEQYTGDDCWVNLSYTVVAFTKQTMGFLEEALKLYFPELHMVLLESLVEIILVAVQHVDYSLRCEQDPEKKAFIRQNASFLYETVLPVVEKRFEEGVGKPAKQLQDLRNASRLIRVNPESTTSVV; encoded by the coding sequence ATGGCGATGGCGATGTCGGACAGTGGGGCGAGCCGCCTGCGGCGGCAGCTGGAGTCGGGGGGCTTCGAGGCGCGGCTGTACGTGAAGCAGCTCTCGCAGCAGTCGGACGGCGACCGGGACTTGCAGGAGCACCGGCAGCGCATCCAGGCGCTGGCGGAGGAGACGGCGCAGAACCTGAAGCGCAACGTCTACCAGAACTACCGGCAGTTCATAGAGACGGCCCGCGAGATCTCCTACCTGGAGAGCGAGATGTATCAGCTCAGCCACCTGCTGACCGAGCAGAAGAGCAGCCTGGAGAGCATCCCGCTCACCCTGctgccggccgccgccgccgccgccgccggggctgCCGCGGCCtcgggcggggaggagggaggcggcggcgcggggggccgAGACCACCTGCGGGGCCAGGCTGGCTTTTTTCCCGCTCCCGGGGGCGCCTCCCGCGACAGTTCGGGTCCGGGCGAGGAAGGGAAGCAGCGCACCCTCACCACCTTGCTTGAGAAGGTGGAAGGCTGCAGGCACCTGCTGGAGACGCCGGGGCAGTACCTGGTGTACAACGGGGACCTGGTGGAATACGAGGCTGACCACATGGCGCAACTGCAGCGGGTGCACGGCTTCCTCATGAACGACTGCTTGCTGGTGGCCACCTGGCTGCCACAGCGGCGGGGGATGTATCGCTACAACGCCCTCTATCCCCTGGACGGTTTGGCCGTGGTCAATGTCAAGGACAACCCGCCCATGAAGGACATGTTCAAGCTGTTGATGTTTCCCGAGAGCCGTATTTTCCAGGCGGAGAATGCTAAAATCAAACGGGAGTGGCTGGAAGTGCTGGAGGAAACCAAGAGGGCCCTCAGTGAAAAGCGGCGAAGGGAGCAGGAAGAGGCAGCGGCCCCTCGCGGACCACCGCAGGTGACTTCCAAAGCCGGGAACCCATTtgaggatgaggaagaggacGAACCAGCTACTCCTGAGGTAGAAGAGGAGAAGGTGGATCTCTCAGTGGAGTGGATCCAGGAGTTGCCCGAAGACCTGGATGTCTGTATCGCGCAGAGGGACTTTGAAGGAGCCGTTGACCTGCTGGACAAATTGAACCACTACCTAGAAGATAAGCCCAGTCCACCTCCTGTTAAAGAACTAAGGGCCAAAGTGGATGAGCGGGTCCGACAGCTCACCGAGGTGCTAGTTTTCGAACTGTCCCCGGATCGTTCCCTGAGAGGCGGTCCCAAGGCGACTCGAAGGGCAGTTTCTCAACTCATCCGCCTTGGCCAGTGCACAAAGGCTTGTGAGCTGTTTTTGAGAAACAGGGCAGCAGCTGTGCATACTGCAATACGTCAGCTTCGTATCGAAGGCGCCACTTTACTCTACATTCATAAGCTCTGCCACGTGTTCTTTACCAGCCTTCTTGAGACTGCGAGGGAATTTGAGACGGATTTTGCAGGCACTGACAGCGGCTGCTACTCTGCCTTTGTGGTCTGGGCGAGATCAGCCATGGGCATGTTTGTGGATGCTTTTAGCAAGCAGGTGTTCGATAGTAAGGAGAGCCTCTCCACGGCGGCTGAGTGTGTAAAAGTGGCAAAGGAGCACTGTCAGCAACTGGGTGACATCGGACTGGACCTCACCTTCATCATCCATGCCCTTCTGGTGAAGGACATCCAAGGGGCCTTGCACAGTTACAAAGAAATCATAATCGAAGCCACTAAGCATCGCAACTCTGAGGAGATGTGGAGGAGGATGAACTTGATGACCCCAGAAGCCCTGGGCAAACTCAAAGAGGAGATGAAGAGTTGTGGGGTAAGAAACTTTGAGCAGTACACAGGAGATGACTGCTGGGTGAACCTGAGTTACACGGTGGTTGCCTTTACCAAACAGACCATGGGCTTCTTGGAAGAAGCGCTGAAGCTGTATTTCCCAGAGCTGCACATGGTGCTTTTGGAGAGCCTGGTGGAAATCATCCTGGTTGCTGTGCAGCATGTGGATTATAGCCTTCGGTGTGAGCAGGATCCGGAGAAAAAGGCTTTTATCAGACAGAATGCGTCCTTTCTGTATGAGACCGTCCTCCCTGTGGTGGAGAAAAGGTTTGAAGAAGGTGTGGGGAAACCCGCCAAGCAACTCCAGGACCTGAGAAATGCATCTAGACTTATTCGCGTGAACCCCGAAAGTACAACATCAGTGGTCTGA
- the GNPAT gene encoding dihydroxyacetone phosphate acyltransferase isoform X4 — MSGPARDGSRTMDSSSSSNSRFSVGSASPGAVVLLYSLSKESPKSIDVLREEVCEILDEMSHKLRLGAIRFFAFALSKIFKQIFSKVCVNEEGIQKLQRAIQEHPVVLLPSHRSYIDFLMLSFLLYNYDLPVPVIAAGMDFLGMKMVGELLRMSGAFFMRRTFGGNKLYWAVFSEYVKTMLRNGYAPVEFFLEGTRSRSSKTLTPKFGLLNIVMEPFFKREVFDTYLVPISISYDKILEETLYVYELLGVPKPKESTAGLLKARKILSENFGNIHVYFGDPVSLRSLAAGRMSRNPYNLVPRYIPQKQSEDMHAFVTEVAYKMQLQQIQNLVLSPWPLMVAVLLQNRPSMDFDALVEKTLWLKGLTQAFGGFLTWPDNEPAEEVIQSNILLHSNIASLVKDRVVLNMDSGDSEVVDGLIFQHITLLMCSAYRNQLLNIFVRPSLVAVALQMTPGLRKEDVYSCFRFLLNVFSDEFIFLPGNALKDFEEGCYLLCKNETIQVTTRDILVTEKGNTMLEFLIGLFKPFVECYQIICKYLLNEEDDNFTEKQYLAGVRKFTNQLLDQGTSQCYDVLSCDVQKNALAAFVRLGVIEKKKVNGDSVFNVNEPAMTKLEEMLGCKTPVGKPATAKL, encoded by the exons ctTTCCAAGGAATCTCCTAAATCCATCGATGTCCTCCGAGAGGAAGTGTGTGAGATTTTGGATGAGATGAGCCACAAACTGCGCCTGGGAGCCATTCGGTTTTTTGCCTTTGCTCTGAGCAAAATATTCAAACAAATTTTCTCAAAAGTTTGTGTAAATGAAGAAGGTATTCAGAAA ctacAACGAGCTATCCAGGAGCATCCAGTTGTTCTGCTGCCCAGTCATCGAAGTTACATTGACTTTCTgatgttgtcttttcttttatacaACTATGATTTACCTGTACCAGTCATAGCAGCAGGAATGG ACTTTTTGGGAATGAAGATGGTCGGTGAGCTGCTGCGGATGTCGGGTGCCTTTTTCATGCGGCGTACCTTTGGTGGCAACAAACTCTACTGGGCTGTGTTCTCTGAATACGTGAAAACCATGTTGCGG aatgGTTATGCTCCTGTTGAATTTTTCCTCGAAGGGACAAGAAGTCGCTCTTCCAAGACATTGACTCCGAAATTTG GTCTTCTGAATATCGTGAtggaaccattttttaaaagagaagttttTGATACATACCTTGTTCCAATTAGCATCAGTTACGATAAGATATTGGAAGAAACTCTTTATGTGTATGAACTTCTCGGGGTTCCTAAGCCAAAAGAATCTACAGCC GGATTGTTGAAAGCCAGGAAGATTCTCTctgaaaattttggaaatatcCACGTGTACTTTGGAGACCCGGTGTCACTTCGATCTCTGGCAGCTGGGAGGATGAGTCGGAACCCATATAACTTGGTTCCAAG GTATATTCCTCAGAAACAGTCAGAGGACATGCATGCCTTTGTCACTGAAGTTGCCTATAAAATGCAGCTTCAGCAAATTCAAAACCTGGTTCTGAGTCCCTGGCCCCTAATGGTTGCTGTTCTGCTTCAGAACCGGCCATCCATGGACTTCGACGCTCTGGTGGAGAAGACTTTATGGCTAAAAGGCCTAACCCAGGCCTTCGGGGGGTTTCTCACTTGGCCTG ATAATGAACCTGCTGAAGAAGTTATCCAGTCCAACATTCTCTTGCATTCCAACATCGCCAGCCTTGTCAAAGACCGGGTGGTTCTGAATATGGACTCCGGAGACTCAGAAGTGGTCGATGGACTTATTTTCCAGCATATCACTCTCCTCATGTGCTCAGCCTATAGGAACCAGTTACTCAACATTTTTGTCCGCCCTTCCTTAGTAGCTGTGGCACTGCAGATGACCCCTGGGTTGCGGAAAG aggATGTCTACAGTTGCTTTCGCTTCCTGCTCAATGTTTTTTCAGATGAGTTCATCTTCCTTCCAGGAAACGCACTAAAG GACTTTGAAGAAGGCTGTTACCTGCTCTGTAAAAATGAGACAATACAAGTGACGACCAGGGACATCCTAGttacagagaaaggaaatactATGTTAGAATTTTTAATAGGTCTCTTTAAACCTTTTGTGGAATGTTATCAG ATAATTTGCAAATACCTCTTGAATGAAGAAGATGACAACTTCACTGAGAAGCAGTACTTGGCTGGAGTTCGAAAATTCACTAATCAGCTTCTTGATCAAG GCACCTCACAATGTTACGACGTACTGTCTTGTGATGTACAGAAAAATGCCTTAGCAGCTTTTGTGAGGCTAGGTgtgatagaaaagaagaaagt AAATGGTGACAGTGTATTTAATGTGAATGAACCTGCCATGACAAAATTAGAAGAGATGCTTG gttgTAAGACACCAGTAGGAAAGCCAGCAACTGCAAAACTTTAA